One window of Gloeothece citriformis PCC 7424 genomic DNA carries:
- the cobN gene encoding cobaltochelatase subunit CobN, with translation MHRRTTTPGGWNATTEGVIFVEQTPASIIILTVADTEIQTIGTAVTHLPDEFPSLRVVNLLQLQQQLSIDHYAEQILSQAQVIIIRLLGGRSYWPYGLEVIEEIAQTKQTTIFILPGDDRPDPDLMTHSTVSLRDVNRLWRYLTEGGIENWVNALKFVADIGLGTAYNPAPPQLVPKVGLYDYPTSTHSNPSLQLGYKVGLLFYRAHYLSGNTLAIDALCHALIERNLEPVPLFVSSLRDGEIQETLLSWFAPPESEPIQILLNTTSFSIAQIDSIDREFKENLTPSELSFWEKLQVPVLQVIFSGGTLEEWETSFAGLTPTDVAMNVALPEVDGRIITRAVSFKSVKTWNPIIETDVVIYQPKKDRINFVADLALNWIGLKQTPKPERKIALILANYPNRDGRLGNGVGLDTPTSCIEILNALKKDGYRVENSPQSGDELIRRLTQGVTNDPEAKDLRNIYQQLDLKDYQNYFSTLPEKVQQEINRRWSEVGEETSQTIPIPGLQLGNIFIGIQPSRGYDRDPSLNYHAPDLEPTPDYLAYYYWLKEKFGAKAIVHIGKHGNLEWLPGKSLALANTCYPEIALGTLPHFYPFIVNDPGEGSQAKRRSHAVIIDHLTPPLTRAELYGDLEKLETLIDEYYEAQNLDPGRLKIIETHINKLIKETHLNQDLGIDQPDNTSITQFLTQADKYLCDLKEAQIRDGLHIFGQTPPRKQLINLIIAITRSPSYNRLGLIEAIAQDLQINLNSPPHKNLSLPSSVPLCLCEKLKQNRSEGDTLETLETYAYQLIETLINHNSIPDDHPKTTQQLNWIKTHLLPALENTPQEITHLLKGLDGGYIPPGASGAPTRGRPEVLPTGRNFYSVDIRAIPTPIAWDVGRKAAETLIERYTQDNGEYPQTLAISVWGTSTMRTGGDDVAQILALLGVQPIWDTASRRVVDYEILTPSALGRPRVDVTVRVSGFFRDSFPNILQLLYHVIKDVSSLKEEKEINPLAAQVDIEREFWENQGLTKDQAKQRSLYRIFGSKPGAYGAGLQGLIEAQNWQSDEDLGRAYINWSCYGYDHQGIGHGVPEVFQQRLKKLQVILHNQDNREHDLLDSDDYYQFQGGLTAAVRAITGKNPQTYFGDNSRPHDPKVRLLKEEIARVYRSRVVNPKWIEGVMRHGYKGAFEMGATVDYLFAYDATARCVEDFMYEGVAQAYLLDEKVQQFIEEKNPWVLRDMAERLLEAHQRGLWESASEELIEKLRAIVHHGEGVIEEIIDNG, from the coding sequence ATGCACCGGAGGACGACGACACCAGGAGGATGGAATGCTACTACAGAGGGAGTGATTTTTGTTGAGCAAACCCCCGCATCAATTATAATTCTCACGGTAGCAGATACAGAAATTCAAACAATCGGGACGGCGGTTACCCATCTTCCTGATGAGTTTCCCTCACTACGAGTCGTTAACTTATTACAGCTACAGCAGCAATTAAGTATAGATCATTATGCCGAACAGATTTTATCCCAAGCTCAAGTTATTATTATCAGACTATTAGGAGGAAGGTCTTACTGGCCCTATGGGTTAGAGGTGATTGAAGAAATAGCTCAAACCAAACAGACAACTATTTTTATTTTGCCAGGAGATGACCGTCCCGATCCAGATTTAATGACTCATTCTACGGTATCTTTAAGGGATGTTAATCGCTTATGGCGTTATCTAACCGAAGGCGGTATCGAAAATTGGGTTAATGCTTTAAAATTTGTCGCTGATATTGGGTTAGGAACAGCTTATAATCCTGCGCCTCCTCAACTTGTCCCCAAAGTAGGACTCTATGACTACCCAACATCAACTCATTCTAACCCTTCTCTTCAACTGGGTTATAAAGTCGGACTATTATTTTACCGTGCCCATTATTTATCAGGAAATACGTTAGCGATCGATGCCCTGTGTCATGCTTTAATAGAACGAAACTTAGAACCCGTTCCCCTATTTGTCTCATCGTTACGAGATGGAGAAATTCAAGAAACCCTTTTATCGTGGTTTGCTCCTCCAGAGTCCGAACCCATACAAATTTTACTCAATACCACCAGTTTTTCAATAGCACAAATAGACTCAATAGACCGAGAATTTAAGGAAAATTTAACGCCCAGCGAGTTAAGTTTTTGGGAAAAATTACAAGTACCTGTTTTACAAGTTATTTTCAGTGGAGGAACACTCGAAGAATGGGAAACATCTTTTGCCGGATTAACACCGACAGATGTGGCCATGAATGTAGCCTTACCGGAAGTAGACGGAAGAATTATTACCAGGGCAGTCTCTTTTAAATCCGTTAAAACTTGGAATCCGATTATAGAAACAGATGTAGTTATCTATCAACCGAAAAAAGATCGCATAAATTTTGTCGCTGACCTAGCCCTGAATTGGATAGGGTTAAAACAGACCCCCAAACCGGAGAGAAAAATCGCCTTAATTTTAGCCAACTATCCTAACCGAGATGGAAGACTAGGAAACGGAGTCGGATTAGACACCCCTACCAGTTGTATAGAGATTCTCAACGCCTTAAAAAAAGACGGTTATCGAGTCGAAAACAGTCCTCAAAGCGGAGATGAATTAATTCGACGATTAACCCAAGGAGTTACCAATGATCCAGAAGCAAAAGACTTGAGAAACATCTATCAACAGCTTGACCTAAAAGACTATCAAAACTACTTTAGTACCCTACCCGAAAAAGTCCAACAAGAGATAAACCGTCGATGGTCAGAAGTGGGAGAAGAAACAAGTCAAACTATTCCTATTCCGGGACTTCAATTAGGCAATATCTTTATCGGAATTCAACCCTCAAGGGGATACGATCGAGATCCGAGTTTAAATTATCATGCCCCCGACTTAGAACCCACACCTGACTATCTGGCTTATTACTACTGGTTAAAAGAAAAATTTGGCGCAAAAGCGATCGTCCATATCGGTAAACATGGAAACTTAGAATGGCTACCCGGAAAAAGTCTAGCCCTTGCTAACACTTGTTATCCCGAAATAGCCCTAGGAACGCTCCCCCATTTTTATCCCTTTATCGTTAACGATCCGGGAGAAGGCTCACAAGCTAAAAGACGTTCCCATGCCGTCATCATAGATCATCTCACCCCTCCTTTAACTCGTGCCGAACTGTATGGAGACTTAGAAAAACTAGAAACCCTCATAGACGAATATTATGAAGCACAAAACTTAGACCCCGGACGACTAAAAATAATCGAAACCCACATCAACAAACTCATCAAAGAAACTCATCTCAATCAAGACTTAGGAATAGACCAACCCGATAACACCTCAATCACCCAATTTCTCACCCAAGCGGATAAATATTTATGTGACCTAAAAGAAGCCCAAATAAGAGACGGATTACATATCTTTGGACAAACACCCCCAAGAAAACAACTGATCAATCTCATCATAGCCATAACCCGATCGCCCAGCTATAATCGCCTCGGACTGATAGAAGCGATCGCCCAAGATCTACAGATAAATCTTAACTCTCCCCCTCACAAAAACCTCTCCCTTCCCTCCTCAGTGCCTCTGTGCCTCTGCGAGAAATTAAAACAAAACCGTAGCGAAGGAGACACCCTAGAAACCTTAGAAACTTATGCTTACCAACTCATAGAAACCCTAATCAACCATAATAGTATTCCCGACGATCACCCCAAAACCACCCAACAGCTAAACTGGATCAAAACCCATTTACTTCCTGCCCTAGAAAACACCCCTCAAGAAATCACCCACCTCTTAAAAGGACTCGATGGAGGGTATATTCCTCCCGGAGCATCAGGAGCGCCCACCAGAGGACGACCGGAAGTTCTCCCCACAGGACGAAACTTTTATTCTGTAGACATTCGTGCCATTCCCACCCCAATTGCTTGGGACGTAGGCAGAAAAGCCGCCGAAACCTTAATCGAAAGATACACCCAAGATAACGGAGAATACCCTCAAACCCTCGCCATTTCGGTGTGGGGAACATCCACCATGAGAACCGGCGGAGATGATGTTGCACAAATTCTCGCTTTACTCGGCGTTCAACCGATTTGGGATACTGCTTCTCGAAGAGTAGTAGATTATGAAATTCTTACCCCGTCTGCGTTAGGACGACCTCGCGTCGATGTCACGGTGCGGGTTTCAGGCTTTTTTAGGGACAGCTTTCCTAACATACTACAGCTACTGTACCATGTGATAAAAGATGTGTCAAGCCTAAAAGAAGAAAAAGAAATCAATCCTTTAGCAGCGCAAGTGGATATAGAGAGGGAGTTTTGGGAAAATCAAGGATTAACAAAAGATCAAGCAAAGCAAAGATCGTTGTATAGAATATTTGGGTCTAAACCAGGGGCATATGGTGCTGGATTACAGGGATTAATTGAGGCACAAAATTGGCAAAGTGATGAAGATTTAGGGAGGGCATATATTAACTGGAGTTGTTATGGATATGATCATCAAGGAATAGGTCATGGAGTGCCCGAAGTTTTTCAACAAAGACTGAAAAAATTACAAGTGATTCTCCACAATCAAGATAACCGGGAACATGACTTATTAGACTCCGATGATTATTATCAATTCCAAGGAGGATTAACCGCAGCCGTAAGGGCAATAACGGGGAAAAATCCTCAGACTTATTTTGGAGATAATTCGCGCCCTCATGATCCGAAGGTGAGGTTATTAAAAGAAGAAATTGCCAGAGTCTATCGATCGCGGGTGGTGAATCCGAAATGGATAGAAGGAGTGATGCGGCATGGATATAAAGGAGCGTTTGAGATGGGGGCGACCGTAGATTATCTGTTTGCGTATGATGCAACAGCAAGATGTGTGGAAGATTTTATGTATGAGGGAGTTGCCCAAGCCTATTTGTTAGACGAAAAAGTACAGCAATTCATTGAAGAAAAAAATCCTTGGGTATTGCGGGATATGGCAGAGAGATTATTAGAAGCTCATCAAAGGGGATTATGGGAGTCGGCGAGTGAGGAACTCATAGAGAAGTTGAGGGCAATTGTCCATCACGGGGAGGGAGTCATCGAAGAGATAATTGATAATGGATAA
- a CDS encoding ATP-binding protein translates to MNSPQMFVFRRLVSQQTLLALSHLLEQMSAQFGQEASLWTEQTLFQDHQDFPDNPSEIDYWRLLISPQLNVLLLGKFIVHQSLYQISLTWDSQTIQDLLTQLAQERTLSQHLPLLTPFSNSWTAVNHFFHLLLDLLVDDSRETPASLSPPTSLYHPIEEALRQQVEQERLLNQVVTQIHQSLDLSQVLKTAVTEVRNFLGVDRLLIYQFKFNSSVTDSTPHSLTRKATITYEARASQLIPSMLHLSPEEDCFVCIPFYQEKYRQGTVVAVENAETEYSSSFCLAELLRQNHVKSLLIAPIIVDEQLWGLIIAHQCFKIRQWLESEKGFLGHIGEHLAIAIQQAQLYQQVQQQKNNFEKRVIECTEELKNTIAVAQSAHLSKSEFLSNISHELLTPLTCVIGLAGTLLHWSGEQSSLSPEKQKKYIESIQANGKKLMDLINDILDYSSLTSGNYQLRIREFSLYSVASAVMGDFQEEAQKKSIELVLDFQVKKEEIKFYADPDRVQQIISHLMNNAIKFTPEGGRVTLRIWREKNQVFFQIEDTGIGITQDQLPLLFEKFQQLESSRQRTHGGTGLGLALTKQLVELHRGTIEVESTPHEGSLFTVRLPNSINLKTKRNFTADENNLINTNPNNTIILISKDEETATLICELLTVNNYQVIWLVDSYPGIRQIEILHPLIVILDQENSQSEEIVKALKQFSKTSFIKVLVLRKSLKAISWQSLAKKGIDDYLIKPIDPTLLLRKVSFLASIAAHEDKV, encoded by the coding sequence ATGAACAGTCCTCAAATGTTCGTTTTCCGTCGACTGGTGTCTCAACAGACTCTTTTGGCGCTTTCTCATCTTTTAGAACAAATGTCTGCCCAATTTGGACAGGAAGCTAGTTTATGGACGGAACAAACCCTATTTCAAGATCATCAAGATTTTCCTGACAATCCCTCGGAAATAGACTATTGGCGACTGCTCATTTCCCCGCAATTGAATGTTCTTTTGCTCGGAAAATTTATTGTGCATCAATCATTGTATCAAATCAGTTTAACTTGGGATAGTCAAACAATTCAGGATTTGTTAACTCAACTCGCTCAAGAACGAACCCTATCCCAACACTTACCGTTATTAACCCCCTTTTCTAATTCTTGGACAGCCGTCAATCATTTTTTTCATCTGCTCCTCGATTTACTGGTTGATGACTCTAGAGAAACTCCTGCTAGTTTATCTCCTCCTACTTCCCTTTATCATCCCATCGAAGAAGCTCTCCGTCAACAAGTGGAACAAGAGCGCTTGCTCAATCAAGTGGTGACTCAAATTCATCAAAGTTTAGATTTGTCTCAAGTTCTAAAAACCGCCGTTACCGAAGTCAGAAATTTTCTCGGAGTTGATCGCTTATTAATCTATCAATTTAAATTTAATTCTTCTGTTACTGACTCCACCCCTCATTCTCTGACCCGAAAGGCAACCATTACTTATGAAGCTAGGGCTTCTCAATTGATTCCCTCAATGTTACATTTAAGTCCTGAAGAGGATTGTTTTGTTTGTATTCCTTTTTATCAAGAGAAATATCGACAAGGAACTGTCGTCGCCGTAGAAAATGCTGAAACTGAATATTCTTCCTCTTTTTGTTTGGCTGAATTACTCCGACAAAATCACGTCAAATCTCTTTTAATTGCCCCCATTATTGTGGATGAGCAACTCTGGGGGTTAATTATTGCTCATCAATGTTTTAAAATTCGTCAATGGTTAGAATCTGAAAAAGGGTTTTTAGGACATATCGGTGAACATTTAGCGATCGCCATTCAACAAGCCCAATTATATCAGCAAGTCCAACAGCAAAAAAATAATTTTGAAAAACGAGTGATTGAATGTACTGAAGAGTTAAAAAATACTATTGCTGTTGCTCAATCCGCTCATTTATCTAAATCGGAATTTCTCTCCAATATTAGTCATGAATTATTGACTCCTTTAACTTGTGTAATTGGCTTGGCAGGAACGTTACTCCATTGGTCAGGGGAACAATCTTCCCTCTCTCCCGAAAAACAGAAAAAATATATCGAAAGTATTCAAGCTAATGGCAAAAAATTAATGGATTTAATTAATGATATTTTAGATTATTCCAGTCTGACATCGGGAAATTATCAATTAAGGATTCGAGAATTTTCTCTTTATTCTGTGGCGAGTGCCGTGATGGGAGATTTTCAAGAAGAAGCTCAGAAAAAATCGATTGAATTAGTTTTAGATTTTCAAGTCAAAAAAGAAGAGATTAAATTTTATGCCGATCCCGACCGAGTGCAACAAATTATTTCTCATTTAATGAATAATGCGATTAAATTTACTCCAGAGGGGGGACGAGTGACTTTGAGAATATGGAGAGAAAAAAATCAAGTTTTTTTTCAAATAGAAGATACAGGAATAGGCATTACTCAAGACCAATTACCCCTACTCTTTGAAAAATTTCAACAACTCGAAAGTTCTCGACAACGGACTCATGGAGGAACTGGATTAGGATTAGCACTCACTAAACAATTAGTCGAACTTCATCGCGGAACGATTGAAGTTGAATCAACCCCTCATGAAGGGTCATTATTTACTGTTCGTCTCCCCAATAGTATTAATCTAAAAACCAAAAGAAATTTCACAGCAGATGAGAATAATTTAATCAATACCAATCCCAACAACACCATTATTTTAATTTCTAAAGATGAAGAAACCGCGACTTTAATTTGTGAATTACTAACGGTTAATAATTATCAAGTTATCTGGCTAGTTGATAGTTATCCGGGAATCAGGCAAATTGAAATTTTACACCCTTTAATTGTTATTCTCGATCAAGAAAATTCTCAAAGTGAAGAAATTGTAAAAGCTCTTAAACAATTTTCTAAAACCAGTTTTATTAAAGTGTTGGTTTTACGCAAATCTCTAAAAGCTATCAGTTGGCAATCTTTAGCTAAAAAAGGAATTGATGATTATTTAATTAAGCCGATTGATCCCACTCTCTTATTAAGAAAAGTAAGCTTTTTGGCCTCTATAGCTGCTCATGAGGATAAAGTTTAA
- a CDS encoding N-acetylmannosamine-6-phosphate 2-epimerase → MKLEQIKSKLIVSCQAPSDSPLHHEKIIAAIAQACIGRGAAGLRLDTPAHIREVRHCLGSIPIIGLWKRQFSGYDVYITPRFQEAMAIAQAGADIIAIDGTIRPRPHGENLKELVKRIKGELGKLVMADVDTLNNAIVAAEAGVDLVGTTLYGYTQETQHLSPPGFSLLTDIIEKLDIPVICEGGIQTPQQGKTALELGAYAIVVGAAITGIDLKVQAFQSVID, encoded by the coding sequence ATGAAACTTGAACAGATAAAATCAAAATTAATTGTTTCTTGTCAAGCTCCTTCTGATTCTCCCCTGCATCATGAAAAAATTATAGCAGCGATCGCACAAGCTTGTATCGGACGGGGAGCAGCCGGACTGAGATTAGATACTCCTGCTCATATTCGAGAAGTCCGTCATTGTTTAGGCTCAATTCCCATCATCGGCTTATGGAAACGGCAATTTAGCGGTTATGATGTTTATATTACCCCTCGCTTTCAAGAAGCCATGGCCATTGCTCAAGCCGGTGCAGATATTATTGCGATTGATGGGACTATTCGTCCTCGTCCTCATGGGGAAAATCTAAAAGAGTTAGTTAAACGGATTAAAGGGGAATTAGGTAAATTGGTGATGGCAGATGTCGATACTCTCAATAATGCGATCGTAGCAGCAGAGGCAGGTGTCGATCTAGTGGGAACAACTCTTTATGGTTATACTCAAGAAACTCAACATTTGTCCCCTCCAGGGTTTTCCTTATTAACAGACATTATCGAAAAATTAGATATTCCTGTCATTTGTGAAGGGGGAATACAAACCCCCCAACAGGGGAAAACCGCCTTAGAATTGGGGGCTTATGCTATTGTAGTCGGAGCAGCGATTACAGGCATTGATCTCAAAGTACAAGCCTTTCAATCTGTAATCGATTAA
- a CDS encoding MFS transporter — protein sequence MNRRSPASLSSHSNRGIFSILQNRRFLIFWIGEGLSQLGDKIYLIWTIALIANLYQAEGQPISGWVSAIMIAFTIPAVLFGTIAGVYVDRWNKKRILVHSNLVRGLLVFVVLPLLWGFQGQTLSIPLHWLPSSLRVWHSNLHETFQLPLGFLILLIFTFINSSITQFFAPAEQVTIPMIVRRRDLLGANSLFTMTMMAMAIIGFAIGEPLLHFGAKLSEIVGLSERLGEASIVGGAYLLAGAILTQLRFGEKRLFQKKKVLDIYEDIREGILYLGKNTLLRNALIQLVILFSIFAALSVLAVRIAETMPGLKAEQFGLLLAGAGTGITIGAVIIGNWGQGLDRSQMSFWGSLGIAFSLIGISVSLKSLALTLLMTVFLGGFAALVGVPMQTAIQEQTPVQLRGKIFGLQNNAVNIALSLPLALAGVAETLLGVRPVLLVLALLSLAGGLLSFIYKPDKY from the coding sequence ATGAATCGTCGCTCTCCAGCCTCATTATCTTCTCACTCAAACCGAGGAATTTTCTCCATTCTCCAAAATCGTCGTTTTTTAATTTTTTGGATCGGGGAAGGACTCTCTCAATTAGGAGATAAAATTTATTTAATATGGACGATCGCCCTAATCGCTAATTTGTATCAAGCAGAAGGTCAGCCGATTAGTGGGTGGGTATCAGCAATCATGATAGCCTTTACGATTCCTGCTGTTTTATTTGGGACTATAGCGGGAGTATATGTAGATCGATGGAATAAAAAAAGGATTTTAGTTCATTCTAATTTAGTGCGAGGATTATTGGTTTTTGTGGTTCTTCCCTTGTTATGGGGATTTCAGGGGCAAACTCTTTCTATTCCGCTTCATTGGTTGCCTTCATCCCTACGAGTTTGGCATTCTAATCTCCATGAAACCTTTCAACTGCCTTTAGGCTTTTTAATTCTGCTGATTTTTACCTTTATTAATTCTTCCATCACTCAATTTTTTGCTCCGGCTGAACAAGTGACCATTCCGATGATTGTTAGAAGGCGTGATTTATTAGGAGCGAATTCTTTATTTACGATGACGATGATGGCGATGGCAATTATTGGTTTTGCTATCGGAGAGCCATTATTACATTTTGGAGCAAAATTATCAGAAATAGTCGGTTTATCAGAGCGCTTAGGAGAAGCGTCTATTGTGGGAGGTGCTTATTTATTAGCGGGAGCTATCCTGACTCAATTGAGATTTGGGGAAAAACGACTTTTTCAAAAGAAAAAAGTGCTGGATATTTATGAAGATATTCGGGAAGGAATTCTTTATTTAGGAAAAAATACGCTACTTCGCAATGCGTTAATTCAATTAGTGATCCTGTTTTCTATTTTTGCGGCCTTGTCAGTGTTGGCGGTACGGATAGCCGAAACCATGCCAGGGTTAAAAGCGGAGCAATTTGGGCTACTTTTGGCCGGGGCAGGAACAGGAATCACAATAGGGGCTGTTATCATTGGTAATTGGGGACAAGGACTTGACCGGTCTCAAATGAGTTTTTGGGGGTCTTTAGGGATTGCATTTTCATTAATTGGAATATCTGTCTCTCTCAAAAGTTTGGCTTTAACTTTATTAATGACGGTATTTTTAGGAGGGTTTGCGGCGTTGGTAGGTGTGCCGATGCAAACCGCTATACAAGAACAAACTCCTGTACAACTGCGGGGAAAAATCTTCGGATTACAAAATAATGCGGTAAATATAGCCCTTTCTTTGCCTCTCGCTTTAGCAGGGGTCGCAGAAACTTTATTAGGGGTACGTCCGGTTTTGTTGGTACTGGCTTTATTGTCTTTGGCAGGAGGACTATTATCTTTTATTTACAAGCCTGATAAATATTAA
- a CDS encoding alpha-amylase family glycosyl hydrolase: MSTKTQIEDIAPQQLSQADLKPRGRVYPSPVTWRDQILYQLLPDRFSDGKEDQRPLFDHNNPQQYKIKDQAGWMAQGTKFVGGTLKGVESKLDYLQGLGVTTLWVNPPWKQRKDLETYHGYGIQNFLDIDPRFGTRQDLRDLVDAAHDRGMYVILDIICNHSGNNWFYLDDEGKPSSTMRYRFSPPYPFGGWRSGQGEAITEIVSAEDGAWPKEFQNLDYYTRSGEIGDWGIATWEDPLSPFVEYRRGDFYDLKDFNLQRPEVVRSLAQVYQYWIALSDCDGFRIDAVKHISTQECSEFCTQIREYAYAIGKDNFFLTGEITDGSIAPAYIDILGRNLDAMLGIVEFPNQLTATAKGLCDPIELFCRYEAFSAYGFYQQLGRFIVLVMDDHDMSSRPKKARFAADSDVPNLYQQIAHAVGIQLTIPGIPAIYYGTEQAFDGNEDYHDYNVESRRFAEDRYVREAMFGGGFGAFATEGCHFFNPNHPTYLRIAAIARLRNRQDLIGKALRRGKVYLRESCYLDYPFSLPKRGELMGWSMILFQTEVLMVFNTHGLENRGAQITIDGVLHPQGSHLTYLYNSNWDDQQLRHPPDNQTVPVKHDDDGRATIEIELPPCGMAILASTQ, translated from the coding sequence ATGTCAACCAAAACACAAATCGAAGATATTGCCCCTCAACAGTTATCTCAAGCTGACTTGAAACCGAGAGGAAGAGTCTATCCTTCTCCCGTGACTTGGCGCGATCAAATTTTATACCAATTGTTACCCGATCGCTTTAGTGATGGAAAAGAAGATCAACGCCCATTATTTGACCATAATAACCCCCAACAGTACAAAATTAAAGATCAAGCCGGTTGGATGGCACAGGGAACAAAATTTGTCGGCGGAACGCTTAAAGGGGTTGAAAGTAAGTTAGATTATTTACAGGGATTAGGGGTGACTACCCTGTGGGTTAATCCTCCTTGGAAACAACGGAAAGATTTAGAAACCTATCACGGTTATGGGATTCAAAATTTCTTAGATATTGATCCTCGTTTTGGCACAAGGCAAGATTTACGGGATTTAGTCGATGCCGCCCACGATCGGGGAATGTATGTCATCCTAGATATCATCTGCAATCATAGCGGCAATAACTGGTTTTATCTCGATGACGAGGGGAAACCGAGTAGTACCATGAGATACCGCTTTTCTCCTCCCTATCCTTTTGGGGGTTGGCGTTCTGGACAAGGAGAGGCGATTACTGAGATTGTATCTGCGGAAGATGGTGCCTGGCCGAAGGAATTTCAAAATTTAGACTACTACACCCGTTCCGGAGAAATCGGCGATTGGGGAATAGCCACTTGGGAAGACCCTCTAAGTCCTTTTGTGGAGTATAGACGGGGTGATTTTTACGATCTCAAAGACTTTAATTTACAACGTCCTGAAGTGGTTAGATCCCTAGCGCAAGTTTACCAATATTGGATTGCTCTGAGTGATTGTGATGGGTTTCGCATCGATGCAGTAAAACATATTTCAACCCAAGAGTGCAGTGAATTTTGTACCCAAATCCGAGAATATGCCTATGCGATCGGGAAGGATAATTTCTTTTTAACGGGAGAAATTACGGATGGTAGTATAGCACCGGCCTATATTGATATTTTGGGGCGTAATTTAGATGCGATGTTAGGTATTGTGGAGTTTCCCAACCAATTAACGGCTACGGCTAAAGGATTATGCGATCCAATTGAATTATTCTGCCGCTATGAAGCGTTTAGCGCCTACGGATTTTATCAACAATTGGGGCGGTTTATTGTCTTGGTGATGGATGATCATGATATGTCTTCCCGACCTAAAAAAGCGAGATTTGCGGCGGATAGCGATGTCCCGAATTTATATCAACAAATTGCTCATGCAGTAGGGATACAGTTGACGATTCCGGGGATTCCGGCGATTTATTATGGCACAGAACAGGCTTTTGATGGCAATGAAGATTATCACGATTATAACGTCGAGTCTAGGCGCTTTGCTGAGGATCGCTATGTTCGGGAGGCAATGTTTGGGGGAGGGTTTGGAGCTTTTGCCACCGAAGGATGTCACTTTTTTAACCCCAATCATCCTACCTATTTAAGAATTGCTGCGATCGCCCGGTTGCGAAATCGACAAGATTTAATCGGTAAAGCTTTACGTCGGGGTAAAGTCTATTTGCGAGAATCGTGCTATTTAGATTATCCGTTCTCTTTGCCGAAACGAGGAGAGTTAATGGGATGGTCGATGATTTTATTTCAAACAGAAGTATTGATGGTTTTTAATACTCATGGGTTAGAAAATCGGGGAGCGCAAATTACTATTGATGGGGTGTTACATCCTCAAGGTTCTCACTTGACTTATTTATATAACAGTAATTGGGATGATCAACAGTTGCGCCATCCCCCAGATAATCAAACCGTTCCCGTCAAACATGATGATGATGGTAGAGCAACGATCGAGATTGAGTTACCTCCCTGTGGCATGGCAATTTTAGCGTCAACTCAATAG
- a CDS encoding universal stress protein, which produces MYQNILVALDNSPTSEEVFHTALMLAKCFNAQLMLLHVLSPEAPDSPINFAPYATSYDIVIVEKYQREWEKFKQDSLDKLKTLAEQANEQGIKTNYAQYYGSPGRLICDQATQSKADLIVMGRRGHSTLNELFLGSVSSYVIHHSHCCIHLVQS; this is translated from the coding sequence ATGTATCAAAACATTTTAGTTGCTCTCGATAATTCTCCTACTTCAGAAGAAGTCTTTCACACAGCATTAATGTTAGCTAAATGTTTTAACGCTCAGTTGATGTTACTCCACGTTCTCTCACCTGAAGCACCGGATAGTCCCATCAACTTTGCTCCTTATGCCACCAGCTATGATATTGTCATAGTCGAAAAATATCAACGGGAATGGGAAAAATTTAAGCAAGATTCCCTTGATAAATTAAAAACCCTGGCCGAACAAGCTAACGAGCAAGGCATTAAAACTAATTACGCTCAATATTATGGTAGTCCAGGGCGACTCATTTGCGATCAAGCAACTCAATCGAAAGCAGATCTCATTGTGATGGGACGTAGAGGACATTCTACCCTCAATGAACTCTTTCTTGGTAGCGTCAGTAGTTACGTAATTCATCACAGTCACTGCTGTATTCATCTGGTTCAATCTTAA